TTGTTTTTATTGAATTATTTTTTGATATGCTGTGCAAAACATGCGAAATCATGCAATTGCATGCATGCAAAAAATCACTGCCAGGAGATGCAAAATCTTGTGTTCTGGAATGGATCATGTTCATGTCTCAAGACTTTTTAGACAAGAACAAAGAGGTGTTATGCGCAAGAATATATGTATTTTTATGGTGCTGGTTTTTCTCTGCTTTCCTGCAATGAGTTTAGCTCAAGAAACCAGAACCATTGGGGAAGTCTCCACAGAATGGAAATTCCTTGGTCCAAATCATAAAATCAAAATATTTGCTTTTGATGATCCAGATATCCCACAAATTACATGCTATTTATCTCGTGCGGTAAAAGGAGGCATCAAGGGGGCTCTGGGTGTAGAAGAAGATAAAGCAAGTTCTTCAATTACCTGCGTACTTACAGGGCAGGTTAATGAAAACGAACTTCGGAAGCTCAAGCAGGGAGCCGAAGTCTTCCGCCAACGGGCATCCTTTCTGTTTAAAAGTGTAAAGGTTGTTCGTTTTATAGACTTTGAAAAAGGGGTCATCACCTACCTGACGTACAGCAGAAAAATTATAAGTGGTTCACACAAAAATTCTGTTGCAGCTGTCTGCTACAAATAATTGATAGCGTCCAATTTTTTCGAAGAGGGATGACAC
The Desulfobaculum bizertense DSM 18034 DNA segment above includes these coding regions:
- a CDS encoding CreA family protein, translated to MRKNICIFMVLVFLCFPAMSLAQETRTIGEVSTEWKFLGPNHKIKIFAFDDPDIPQITCYLSRAVKGGIKGALGVEEDKASSSITCVLTGQVNENELRKLKQGAEVFRQRASFLFKSVKVVRFIDFEKGVITYLTYSRKIISGSHKNSVAAVCYK